One window of the Argonema galeatum A003/A1 genome contains the following:
- a CDS encoding cupredoxin domain-containing protein produces the protein MFKKSTFFGTLAGLGFLLGAISGPIAAEMPAGHFTSKTSQFQRIEQPLSNKIVVTIGGLGLIGLELWWFLLSKPKSQKAVASNGGIQEVTVTVDGGYEPSRIVVQTGQPVRLNFFRKDPSSCLEQVLIPDFHIAADLRLNEVTSVEFTPQKAGNYVFTCGMNMFRGAIEVQATSTNKEKVYAQTLTYSNRLGD, from the coding sequence ATGTTCAAAAAATCAACATTTTTCGGTACATTAGCAGGATTAGGATTTCTGCTGGGAGCGATTTCGGGGCCGATCGCAGCCGAAATGCCCGCCGGACACTTTACTTCCAAAACTAGCCAATTCCAACGCATTGAACAACCGTTATCTAACAAGATTGTGGTTACTATCGGCGGATTGGGATTAATTGGGTTAGAACTTTGGTGGTTCCTATTAAGCAAACCTAAGTCCCAAAAAGCAGTAGCATCTAATGGAGGAATCCAAGAAGTAACGGTTACCGTTGATGGTGGTTACGAACCGAGTCGCATTGTAGTGCAAACAGGACAACCCGTGCGGCTAAACTTCTTCCGCAAAGACCCCAGCAGTTGTTTGGAACAAGTACTCATCCCAGATTTTCACATTGCGGCAGATTTGCGGCTTAATGAAGTGACTTCTGTGGAATTCACACCCCAAAAAGCAGGGAATTACGTCTTTACCTGCGGTATGAATATGTTTCGCGGTGCGATCGAAGTACAGGCAACAAGTACTAACAAAGAGAAAGTATATGCTCAAACTTTGACGTATAGCAACCGCCTTGGCGATTAG